The following are encoded together in the Deltaproteobacteria bacterium genome:
- the asnB gene encoding asparagine synthase (glutamine-hydrolyzing) has product MCGIAGLYAYRTGRPAPGPILRRMAARMRHRGPDGEGVVVDGAVGLAHRRLAIIDLDTGAQPMSTADGALTVAFNGEIYNYVELGDELRALGHERRTRSDTEVILLAYRQWGLSFADRLNGMFAIALWDAPRRRLVLCRDRMGIKPLYYADTPDGIAFASEVKALRAVPGVDTRVDLEAIDEYMALGYVVHPRCMVRGVRKLDPGTIMTVDADGTTRHTTYWSLRFEPDPRPSVDDWCAQLRATFDDAVRIRLRSDVPVGVLLSGGVDSTAIAATIARHGAAAGMDSFSIGVDVPGAVLELDRAKKTAERLGTRHHAIRLSADSHGAALMEAGELLDEPLGESMVGQLLALCRRVREHVTVVLSGEGADETWFGYTAYRTMYAIELAQRLMPDAALRRLPGALGRLANLPMPAKAAKYLRLLGEPLERRYLGLNYYDTAVKDSLYSDAMRDALRGIDARDALRRLYDGAGGPEILSQMAAVDCRAWLVDNTLLRSDLMSMAASVELRVPFLDHRLVELAARVPARYKVRPHTQKWILKRALADRIPREVRARRKLGFPTPLAELFRGPWGRAAADVLLTPSPVTAPLFDRARVERLVAEHRTGANDWSRQLFQLLMLEYWARAAERLDGAPNTDHRDHAHPVSVRAV; this is encoded by the coding sequence ATGTGTGGGATCGCGGGACTGTACGCGTATCGGACGGGACGTCCCGCGCCCGGGCCGATCCTGCGCCGAATGGCCGCGCGCATGCGCCACCGCGGCCCCGACGGCGAGGGCGTCGTCGTCGACGGCGCCGTCGGGCTCGCCCACCGGCGGCTCGCCATCATCGATCTCGACACCGGCGCCCAGCCGATGTCCACCGCCGACGGCGCCCTCACCGTCGCGTTCAACGGGGAGATCTACAACTACGTCGAGCTCGGCGACGAGTTGCGCGCCCTCGGTCACGAACGCCGAACCCGGAGCGACACGGAAGTCATCCTGCTGGCGTATCGCCAATGGGGGCTGTCGTTTGCCGACCGGCTCAACGGGATGTTCGCGATCGCGCTGTGGGACGCGCCGCGCCGCCGCCTCGTGCTGTGCCGCGACCGGATGGGCATCAAGCCGCTGTACTACGCCGACACCCCCGACGGCATCGCGTTCGCGTCGGAGGTCAAGGCGCTGCGCGCGGTCCCCGGCGTCGACACCCGGGTCGACCTCGAAGCGATCGACGAGTACATGGCGCTCGGCTACGTCGTCCATCCGCGGTGCATGGTGCGCGGGGTGCGCAAGCTCGATCCCGGCACGATCATGACCGTCGACGCCGATGGCACGACGCGCCACACGACCTACTGGTCGTTGCGCTTCGAACCGGATCCGCGCCCGAGCGTCGACGACTGGTGCGCTCAGCTGCGCGCGACGTTCGACGATGCCGTGCGCATCCGCCTGCGGTCCGACGTGCCGGTCGGCGTGCTGCTGTCCGGCGGGGTCGACTCGACGGCCATCGCCGCGACGATCGCGCGCCACGGCGCCGCGGCCGGCATGGACAGCTTCTCCATCGGCGTCGACGTACCCGGCGCGGTGCTCGAACTCGACCGCGCCAAAAAGACCGCCGAGCGCCTCGGCACGCGTCATCACGCCATCCGCCTGTCGGCCGACAGCCACGGCGCCGCGCTGATGGAGGCCGGCGAGCTGCTCGACGAACCCCTCGGCGAGTCGATGGTCGGCCAGCTGCTCGCGCTGTGCCGCCGCGTGCGCGAACACGTCACCGTCGTCCTGTCCGGCGAAGGCGCCGACGAGACCTGGTTCGGCTACACGGCGTACCGAACGATGTACGCGATCGAACTGGCTCAGCGGCTGATGCCCGACGCGGCGCTGCGCCGGCTGCCCGGCGCCCTCGGCCGCCTCGCGAACCTGCCGATGCCGGCCAAGGCGGCCAAGTACCTGCGCCTGCTCGGCGAACCGCTCGAGCGCCGCTACCTCGGCCTCAACTACTACGACACCGCGGTCAAGGACTCGTTGTACAGCGATGCGATGCGCGACGCGCTGCGCGGGATCGACGCGCGCGACGCGCTGCGCCGGCTGTACGACGGAGCCGGCGGCCCCGAGATCCTGTCGCAGATGGCGGCGGTCGACTGCCGCGCCTGGCTGGTGGACAACACGTTGCTGCGCAGCGACCTGATGAGCATGGCCGCGTCCGTCGAGCTGCGCGTGCCGTTTTTGGACCATCGCCTCGTCGAACTCGCCGCCCGGGTGCCGGCGCGCTACAAGGTCCGCCCGCACACGCAAAAGTGGATCCTCAAGCGGGCGCTCGCCGACCGCATCCCGCGCGAGGTGCGCGCGCGGCGCAAGCTCGGCTTTCCGACGCCGCTGGCGGAACTGTTCCGCGGGCCGTGGGGCCGCGCGGCGGCCGACGTCCTCCTCACGCCGTCGCCGGTGACCGCGCCGCTGTTCGATCGCGCGCGCGTCGAACGGTTGGTCGCCGAGCACCGGACCGGCGCGAACGACTGGAGCCGCCAGCTGTTTCAATTGCTGATGCTCGAATACTGGGCGCGCGCGGCCGAACGCCTCGACGGCGCGCCGAACACGGACCACCGCGACCATGCGCATCCTGTTTCTGTCCGCGCTGTATAG
- a CDS encoding glycosyltransferase, with protein sequence MARPVISVVTLTWNSARFVDPLLDTLLADARASDVPIEVIAVDNGSTDDTVERLARHRDRHPEVQLVPLSRNHGTTVSRNIGIRMARGDYVLVLDSDTEIPPGTLRGLVDAPARIPDPDRVGIICPRLVYPDGGFQESARRFPTVLTKVYRLLDIERLRARNESIDAVLAGETTPVDYAISACWLVPRTTFDRVGLLDETIFYSPEDVEFCARCWRAGLAVWYYPAVQVVHNCQRITNKRPLSRMGLSHAKGLVRYWWRYRAFWSPPRGIHREPDRG encoded by the coding sequence ATGGCCCGTCCCGTCATCTCCGTCGTCACCCTCACGTGGAACAGCGCCCGGTTCGTCGACCCGCTGCTCGACACGCTGCTGGCCGATGCCCGCGCCTCGGACGTCCCGATCGAGGTGATCGCGGTCGACAACGGCTCGACCGACGACACGGTCGAGCGCCTCGCGCGCCACCGGGACCGCCACCCCGAGGTCCAACTGGTGCCGCTGAGCCGCAATCACGGCACCACCGTGAGCCGCAACATCGGCATCCGGATGGCCCGCGGCGACTACGTCCTCGTGCTCGACAGCGACACCGAAATTCCACCGGGCACGCTGCGGGGGTTGGTCGACGCGCCGGCCCGCATCCCCGATCCCGATCGCGTCGGCATCATCTGCCCGCGGCTGGTCTACCCGGACGGTGGGTTTCAGGAGTCGGCGCGGCGGTTTCCCACCGTGCTCACGAAGGTGTACCGCCTGCTCGACATCGAGCGGCTTCGCGCGCGCAACGAGTCGATCGACGCGGTGCTCGCCGGCGAGACGACCCCGGTGGACTACGCGATCTCCGCCTGCTGGCTCGTTCCGCGTACCACGTTCGACCGCGTCGGTCTGCTCGACGAGACGATCTTCTACTCGCCCGAGGACGTCGAGTTTTGCGCGCGCTGCTGGCGGGCCGGCCTCGCCGTCTGGTACTACCCGGCGGTACAGGTCGTCCACAACTGCCAGCGCATCACCAACAAGCGGCCGCTTTCGCGCATGGGGCTGAGCCACGCCAAGGGTCTGGTGCGCTATTGGTGGCGCTACCGCGCGTTCTGGTCGCCGCCGCGCGGCATCCACCGCGAGCCGGATCGCGGCTGA
- a CDS encoding DUF362 domain-containing protein, with protein sequence MTTRTSTPSNRSLLRAGERGGISRRALLAGGAGAVGLAGVAFALRRKLRARLSAWTRLPSFAATPPLVPHDPQRDRRTLYVAAGAGPAANIDAVVDKLGGIGAIVGKDDVVLIKVSAQWWNQGMTNVAAVRRMIEHVLERPDFAGEIVVFENTHFRLPDGSGLSRAWTRPSERNVDVPGMTRLGDLIDYFRGKPVGFVGLVDAGLSALSGDHWHDPDHAHGVYGGDGRGPIAPGEIRDGYVWDFDAAFRVKRSWVDWAQTPLTYPVFTSPVSGLIVDFRRGALRRTDGGVESAGRKLTWINMTTANEHEATGFTGACKSTMGVVDMSAGRLGTDPRVQDYLSVHHFGSPNAKWRMAGPLAQFAREVRAPDLIVTVAEWVAATPPGPRGAAWDGEREDIRLAADSAFRTRTVVAGTDPVAIDTWCVRNLLMPIAGARKAIYDLDDDQSRVVKFLRYYRQVYGSGTLDPALIDVV encoded by the coding sequence ATGACCACCCGAACCTCGACACCGTCCAACCGTTCCCTCCTGCGCGCGGGCGAGCGCGGCGGCATCTCGCGCCGCGCGCTGCTCGCCGGCGGCGCCGGCGCCGTCGGGCTCGCCGGCGTCGCGTTCGCGCTGCGCCGGAAGCTGCGCGCCAGGCTGTCGGCGTGGACGCGCCTGCCGTCGTTCGCCGCCACCCCGCCGTTGGTGCCGCACGATCCGCAGCGCGACCGGCGCACGCTGTACGTGGCGGCCGGCGCGGGCCCCGCGGCCAACATCGACGCGGTCGTCGACAAGCTCGGCGGCATCGGGGCGATCGTCGGCAAGGACGACGTCGTGCTGATCAAGGTGAGCGCGCAGTGGTGGAACCAGGGCATGACGAACGTCGCCGCGGTCCGGCGCATGATCGAGCACGTGCTCGAGCGGCCGGACTTCGCGGGCGAGATCGTCGTGTTCGAAAACACCCACTTTCGCCTGCCGGACGGCTCGGGCCTGTCGCGCGCGTGGACGCGCCCGAGCGAGCGCAACGTGGACGTGCCCGGCATGACCCGGCTCGGCGACCTGATCGACTACTTCCGCGGCAAGCCGGTCGGATTCGTCGGCCTCGTCGATGCCGGCCTCAGCGCGTTGTCCGGCGACCACTGGCACGATCCCGACCACGCCCACGGCGTCTACGGCGGCGACGGCCGGGGCCCGATCGCGCCGGGCGAGATCCGCGACGGCTACGTGTGGGACTTCGACGCGGCGTTCCGGGTCAAGCGCAGTTGGGTCGACTGGGCGCAGACGCCGCTGACGTACCCGGTGTTCACCTCGCCGGTGAGCGGACTGATCGTCGACTTTCGCCGGGGCGCGCTGCGGCGCACGGACGGCGGCGTCGAGTCCGCGGGCCGCAAGCTGACGTGGATCAACATGACGACGGCCAACGAGCACGAGGCGACCGGCTTCACCGGCGCGTGCAAGTCGACGATGGGCGTGGTCGACATGAGCGCCGGCCGGCTCGGTACGGACCCGCGCGTGCAGGACTACCTGTCCGTCCACCACTTCGGCAGCCCGAACGCGAAGTGGCGCATGGCCGGGCCGCTCGCCCAGTTCGCCCGCGAGGTGCGCGCGCCCGACCTGATCGTCACGGTGGCCGAGTGGGTGGCGGCGACGCCGCCGGGGCCGCGCGGCGCCGCGTGGGACGGCGAGCGGGAGGACATCCGCCTGGCGGCCGACTCGGCGTTTCGCACGCGCACGGTCGTCGCCGGCACCGATCCGGTCGCGATCGACACCTGGTGCGTGCGCAACTTGTTGATGCCGATCGCGGGGGCCCGCAAGGCGATCTACGACCTCGACGACGATCAGTCGCGCGTGGTCAAGTTCCTGCGCTACTACCGCCAGGTCTACGGATCCGGAACCCTCGATCCGGCGCTCATCGACGTGGTGTGA
- a CDS encoding right-handed parallel beta-helix repeat-containing protein: MVAMRISLPFAATAALAALACASPDGASGGGDAGSFTPPMAVACEHTGSGTVYDVGDGQPYPALGDVPWYALGPGDTVRVHWRAQPYREKVLLSNSGAPGDPIRLCGVPGPGGELPVIDGNGAVTSPNQHWHPYLPLQDAAVVMVTEDDDDRYGTRTEYLAIEGLVIRGAYRDYTYTNSQGDVRNYDSFAAGLYITHGAHIDVRGNVFTDNGLGLFTLSKDETDAHVTEDILIEGNLFSGNGVVGEEARHNCYTQALGVVVQFNRFERLRDGAGGGNYKDRSAGTVFRYNWVEGGARQVDLVDAQEHVDHALADPRYRETFVYGNVILNDEASGDGGHIVHYGGDTLGFEQNFRKGTLYFFHNTVVTSADADDRYRTAVIEVSTNDETVDARNNVIVRHGTTHLALVGRDGQLHLGVNWVSDGYWTAYEDFRGSVDGEANLIAGADPGLDADLRPVAGSPLIDAAGPLADGAPPVDAEYAPPATGQPRSVRGAAMDLGAFEGG, translated from the coding sequence GTGGTCGCCATGCGCATCTCCCTCCCGTTTGCCGCGACGGCGGCGCTCGCGGCGCTCGCGTGCGCGTCCCCCGACGGCGCGTCCGGCGGCGGCGATGCGGGCAGCTTCACGCCGCCGATGGCGGTCGCCTGCGAGCACACCGGGTCCGGAACGGTCTACGACGTCGGCGACGGCCAGCCCTACCCCGCGCTCGGCGACGTGCCCTGGTACGCGCTCGGCCCCGGCGACACGGTGCGCGTCCACTGGCGCGCGCAGCCGTATCGCGAAAAGGTGCTGCTGTCCAACAGCGGCGCGCCGGGCGACCCGATCCGGCTGTGCGGCGTACCGGGGCCGGGCGGCGAGCTGCCGGTGATCGACGGCAACGGCGCGGTGACCAGCCCGAACCAACACTGGCACCCGTACCTGCCGCTGCAAGACGCCGCCGTCGTGATGGTGACCGAGGACGACGACGACCGCTACGGCACGCGCACCGAGTACCTCGCGATCGAGGGGCTCGTGATCCGCGGCGCCTACCGCGACTACACCTACACCAACTCGCAAGGCGACGTGCGCAACTACGACAGCTTTGCCGCCGGGCTGTACATCACCCACGGCGCCCACATCGACGTGCGCGGCAACGTGTTCACCGACAACGGCCTCGGTCTGTTCACGCTGTCGAAGGACGAGACGGACGCCCACGTCACCGAGGACATCCTGATCGAGGGCAATTTGTTTTCCGGCAACGGCGTCGTGGGCGAGGAAGCCCGACACAACTGCTACACGCAAGCGCTCGGGGTGGTCGTGCAGTTCAACCGGTTCGAGCGCCTGCGCGACGGCGCCGGCGGCGGCAACTACAAGGACCGGTCGGCGGGCACCGTCTTCCGCTACAACTGGGTCGAGGGCGGTGCGCGCCAGGTCGACCTCGTCGACGCCCAGGAGCACGTCGACCACGCCCTGGCCGATCCGCGCTACCGCGAGACGTTCGTCTACGGCAACGTGATCCTCAACGACGAGGCGTCAGGAGACGGCGGCCACATCGTCCACTACGGCGGCGACACGCTCGGCTTCGAGCAGAACTTTCGCAAGGGCACGCTGTACTTCTTTCACAACACGGTCGTCACGTCCGCCGACGCGGACGACCGCTATCGCACCGCGGTCATCGAGGTGTCCACGAACGACGAGACGGTCGACGCGCGCAACAACGTGATCGTCCGCCACGGAACGACCCACCTCGCGCTCGTCGGCCGCGACGGGCAGCTGCACCTGGGCGTCAACTGGGTGAGCGACGGCTACTGGACGGCCTACGAGGACTTCCGCGGCTCGGTCGACGGCGAGGCCAACCTGATCGCCGGCGCCGACCCGGGGCTGGACGCCGACCTCCGGCCGGTGGCGGGGTCGCCGCTGATCGACGCCGCCGGCCCGCTGGCCGACGGCGCGCCGCCGGTGGACGCCGAATATGCGCCGCCCGCGACCGGCCAGCCGCGCAGCGTGCGCGGCGCGGCGATGGATCTCGGCGCGTTCGAGGGCGGCTGA
- a CDS encoding glycosyltransferase — MEHGAVSGRDRRRNGRRPQQHHLERRHDPLVSDEEGRPAHARDQLDLVALRDLAVCRPARGRDDPRRRPTPSRRRARLRRRGRRRLSPGAGVQGARSRRSAGRRRRRAGATAAAVRPAPPDRAARVARPRGGPGRVRRQPVTSRHPTVVEVVGSLAVGGAERVALEVAAGLADRGWDARLLIAGPADPDGAFERSIADEARARGVPVDHVPFRGATHPASARALASWLRRHRPGVVHVHNRPQDWQVAAVCKALRVPVIYTVHLPYTFDRRRDQLLYTALGRAVPAVVCVSRAVANHVRDSERIPPDKLRVIYNGIRMDVFRPPAAADRAAARAALGWGDGDFGWITAARLHSQKGHRFLLDAIARLPADSRARFALAGDGPLQAELEARAARLGIGDRVQFLGARRDVPALLGAADGYACTSMQEGHPLSLLEAMAVELPVVAPRLPSIEEIAMDGTPVLFGPRIDGWAEAHDPDAIAAALLQVERDAAEARRRARAARAHIAERYSREAMIGGHAALYERVAR, encoded by the coding sequence GTGGAACACGGCGCTGTTTCGGGTCGAGACCGACGACGAAACGGTCGACGCCCGCAACAACATCATCTGGAACGGCGGCACGACCCACTTGTATCTGATGAAGAAGGCCGGCCAGCTCACGCTCGGGACCAACTGGATCTCGTCGCGCTACGGGACCTGGCAGTATGCCGACCAGCGCGTGGCCGGGACGATCCGCGGCGAAGACCGACTCCTTCGCGGCGACGCGCCCGGCTTCGTCGACGCGGCCGGCGACGACTTTCGCCTGGCGCCGGCGTCCAAGGCGCGCGGAGCCGGCGGTCCGCTGGCCGACGCCGCCGGCGCGCGGGCGCGACCGCCGCGGCAGTACGTCCCGCACCGCCAGATCGGGCCGCGCGCGTCGCTCGGCCGCGGGGCGGACCTGGGCGCGTTCGGAGACAGCCAGTGACGTCGCGTCACCCGACAGTCGTCGAGGTGGTCGGATCGCTCGCCGTCGGCGGCGCCGAGCGCGTCGCGCTCGAGGTGGCGGCCGGGCTGGCCGACCGCGGCTGGGACGCCCGGCTGCTCATCGCCGGGCCCGCCGATCCGGACGGGGCGTTCGAGCGCTCGATCGCCGACGAGGCGCGCGCGCGCGGCGTGCCCGTCGACCACGTGCCGTTTCGCGGCGCGACGCATCCGGCGTCGGCGCGCGCGCTGGCGAGCTGGCTGCGGCGCCATCGGCCCGGCGTGGTGCACGTGCACAACCGCCCGCAGGATTGGCAGGTCGCCGCCGTGTGCAAGGCGCTGCGCGTGCCCGTGATCTACACGGTGCACCTGCCGTACACGTTCGACCGGCGCCGCGATCAGCTGCTGTACACGGCGCTCGGGCGCGCGGTGCCCGCGGTCGTGTGCGTGTCGCGGGCGGTCGCCAACCACGTGCGCGACAGCGAGCGGATCCCGCCGGACAAGCTGCGCGTGATCTACAACGGCATCCGCATGGACGTGTTTCGCCCGCCGGCGGCGGCCGATCGCGCGGCGGCGCGCGCTGCCCTCGGTTGGGGCGACGGCGACTTCGGCTGGATCACGGCGGCGCGGCTGCACAGCCAGAAGGGCCACCGCTTCCTGCTCGACGCGATCGCGCGGCTGCCCGCCGATTCGCGCGCGCGGTTCGCGCTGGCCGGCGACGGGCCGTTGCAGGCGGAACTCGAGGCCCGCGCCGCACGGCTCGGGATCGGCGATCGCGTGCAGTTTCTCGGCGCCCGCCGCGACGTGCCGGCGCTGCTCGGCGCCGCGGACGGCTACGCGTGCACGTCGATGCAGGAGGGTCACCCGCTGTCTCTGCTCGAGGCGATGGCGGTGGAACTGCCCGTCGTCGCGCCTCGACTGCCGTCGATCGAGGAGATCGCGATGGACGGTACGCCGGTGCTGTTCGGCCCGCGCATCGACGGCTGGGCCGAAGCGCACGACCCCGACGCGATCGCCGCCGCCCTGCTGCAGGTCGAGCGCGACGCGGCCGAGGCCCGGCGGCGCGCTCGCGCGGCGCGCGCGCACATCGCCGAGCGCTACTCGCGCGAGGCGATGATCGGCGGGCACGCGGCGCTGTACGAGCGCGTCGCGCGCTGA